One genomic window of Anguilla anguilla isolate fAngAng1 chromosome 13, fAngAng1.pri, whole genome shotgun sequence includes the following:
- the LOC118211052 gene encoding constitutive coactivator of PPAR-gamma-like protein 1 encodes MGVQGFQEYIEKHCPSAVVPVELQKLARGSLVGGGRQRPPQSPLRLLVDAENCLHRLYGGFYTDWVSGGQWNHMLGYLAALAKACFNGNIELLVCFNGALEKGRLHEWVKRQVNERQTAQQIVSHVQNKGTPPPKVWFLPPLCMAHCIRLALLRFHIGVAQSIEDHHQEVIALCRENGFHGLVAYDSDYALCNIPYYFSAHALKLSRNGKSLTTSQYLMHEVAKQLDLNPNRFVIFASLLGNHILPDEDLAAFHWSLLGPEHPLASLKVRAHQLVLPPCDVVIKAVADYVRNMQDINDLEAIAKDIFKHSQSRTDDKVVRFKKAVEYYSAASKPLQFSPYVVRPNQIGVPAAVPQYVPPQMLNIPQIPLPVKSGVQQLAGQNAYSTPLVEAGLALDPVGKGLPDQNSFSNIPHEGKHTPLYERSSPINPAQGSSPNHAEPAFFNTSSTSSSSENDENTAATTANHVSDHKGGWDKPGNQSANIPEGDMGDHIKVEDTSVTSPVSQGGDAGHHGVNAQIPSLLSMPTRNHMDITTPPLPLVAPEVLRVAEHRHKKGLMYPYIYHVLTKGEIKISVTIEDEANKDLPSAVQLYRPIRQCVYGVLFSLAEAKKKAERLAMRRNRLPEYPPVIVKEWAAYKGKSPHTPELVEALPFREWTCPNLKKLWLGKAVEDKNRRMRAFLACMRSDTPAMLNPANVPTPLMVLCCVLRFMLQWPGVRILRRNELDAFLAQALSPKLYEPDQLQELKIDNLDPRGIQLAALFMSGVDMALFANDVCGQPIPWEHCCPWMYFDGKLLQSKLIRANRDKAPLIDLCDGQAELVAKVEKMRQSILEGLNFSRPPHPVPFPPPHGMPFYPPNTTFYPPPPMPPPQGRGRGMPGLQAIPSQGGKLEIAGTVVGQWAGTRRGRGRGAFPIQVVSVGGPTRGRPRGVISTPVIRTFSRGAKYHSRGFKSQGTYQSKPAYAASACEVGKERKKPKPEETKSPPQSPEGSTTENGVEGQEAEQLNGNKDNGRAPKQSESALSYDSKMCNTNPHLNALNADSDCLRDETLGATVLKKEE; translated from the exons ATGGGCGTGCAAGGTTTCCAAGAATATATAGAAAAGCACTGCCCAAGTGCCGTAGTACCGGTGGAGCTCCAGAAGCTAGCTCGGGGGAGCCTGGTTGGGGGTGGCAGGCAACGACCGCCCCAAAGTCCGCTCAGGCTTCTAGTGGATGCCGAAAACTGCCTCCACCGGCTCTACGGCGGCTTTTACACCGACTGGGTGAGCGGGGGCCAGTGGAACCACATGCTAGGTTACCTGGCTGCTCTCGCTAAGGCCTGCTTTAATGGCAACATTGAGCTCCTGGTATGCTTCAATGGCGCCCTGGAGAAAGGCCGTCTTCACGAATGGGTCAAGCGACAGGTGAACGAGAGACAGACAGCGCAGCAGATTGTCAGCCACGTCCAGAACAAGGGAACCCCACCACCAAAGGTCTGGTTCCTTCCCCCGTTGTGCATGGCCCACTGTATCCGACTGGCACTCCTCAGGTTTCACATCGGG GTGGCCCAGAGCATTGAGGATCACCATCAGGAAGTGATAGCCTTATGCAGGGAGAATGGGTTTCACGGCTTGGTGGCCTATGATTCTGACTACGCCTTGTGCAACATCCCCTACTACTTCAGTGCCCATGCTCTGAAACTAAGCCGGAACGGCAAGAGCCTCACCACCAGCCAGTACCTGATGCACGAAGTTGCCAAGCAGCTTGATCTCAATCCAAATCGCTTTGTCATATTCGCTTCACTTTTAG GTAATCACATACTGCCTGATGAAGACTTGGCTGCCTTTCATTGGAGTTTACTTGGGCCAGAGCACCCATTAGCATCACTGAAG GTACGCGCCCACCAGCTCGTGCTCCCACCGTGCGACGTAGTAATCAAGGCCGTGGCTGACTATGTCAGGAACATGCAAGACATCAACGACTTGGAAGCCATTGCAAAAGACATCTTCAAGCACTCACAG TCCAGGACTGATGACAAAGTTGTTCGATTTAAGAAAGCAGTCGAGTACTACTCTGCAGCCAGCAAACCCCTACAGTTCTCTCCTTATGTAG TCAGACCAAATCAGATTGGAGTGCCTGCTGCAGTGCCACAATATGTACCTCCACAGATGCTGAACATTCCACAGATTCCCCTTCCTGTGAAATCTGGG GTCCAGCAGCTGGCTGGCCAGAACGCCTACTCAACCCCGCTGGTCGAGGCCGGCCTCGCTCTGGATCCGGTGGGGAAGGGCCTCCCGGATCAGAACAGCTTCAGCAACATTCCTCACGAGGGGAAACACACGCCACTGTACGAGAGGTCCTCTCCCATCAACCCCGCCCAGGGCAGCAGCCCCAACCACGCGGAGCCCGCCTTCTTCAACACCTCGTCCACATCCTCCTCCTCAGAGAACGACGAAAACACGGCCGCCACCACCGCCAA CCATGTAAGTGACCATAAAGGAGGATGGGACAAACCAGGAAATCAGTCTGCTAACATACCAGAGGGAGATATGGGAGACCACATTAAA GTGGAGGACACCTCTGTGACCTCACCAGTGAGTCAGGGGGGAGATGCCGGTCACCATGGCGTCAACGCGCAGATCCCGTCCCTCCTCTCCATGCCAACCAGGAACCACATGGAtatcaccaccccccctctgccctTGGTAGCCCCCGAGGTCCTGCGGGTTGCAGAGCACAGGCACAAGAAGGGCCTCATGTACCCCTACATCTACCACGTCCTCACCAAG GGCGAGATAAAGATCTCTGTCACTATTGAGGACGAAGCTAACAAAGACCTGCCTTCTGCGGTGCAGCTGTATCGGCCTATCCGCCAGTGTGTTTACGGAGTCCTCTTCAGCCTGGCCGAGGCCAAGAAGAAGGCCGAGAGGCTCGCCATGCGGAGGAACAGACTCCCAGAGT ACCCCCCCGTGATCGTAAAAGAGTGGGCGGCCTACAAGGGGAAGTCGCCCCACACGCCGGAGCTGGTGGAGGCGCTGCCCTTCCGGGAGTGGACCTGCCCCAACCTGAAGAAGCTGTGGCTGGGGAAGGCGGTGGAGGACAAGAACCGGAGGATGAGGGCCTTCCTGGCCTGCATGCGCTCCGACACCCCAGCCATGCTCAACCCCGCCAACGTCCCCACGCCCCTCATGGTGCTCTGCTGCGTTCTGCG GTTTATGTTACAATGGCCAGGAGTAAGAATTTTGCGTCGTAACGAACTTGACGCTTTCCTAGCCCAAGCACTTTCTCCTAAACTATATGAACCTGACCAGCTGCAGGAACTGAAG ATAGACAACCTGGACCCTCGCGGCATCCAGCTGGCCGCCCTGTTCATGAGCGGGGTGGACATGGCTCTGTTTGCCAACGACGTGTGCGGGCAGCCCATCCCCTGGGAGCACTGCTGTCCCTGGATGTACTTCGATGGCAAACTGCTTCAGAGCAAACTCATCAGGGCCAACAGGGACAAGGCCCCACTCATCGACCTCTGTGATGGTCAG GCCGAACTGGTCGCTAAAGTGGAGAAGATGCGTCAGAGCATCCTGGAGGGGCTGAACTTCAGCCGCCCGCCACACCCTGTCCCGTTCCCGCCGCCGCACGGCATGCCTTTCTACCCCCCCAACACTACTTTCTACCCTCCGCCCCCCATGCCCCCACCtcagggcagagggagaggcatGCCAG GCCTTCAAGCCATTCCTTCACAGGGTGGCAAACTGGAGATCGCAGGCACTGTGGTTGGCCAGTGGGCGGGGACTCGGcgtgggcggggcagaggggcCTTCCCCATACAGGTGGTGTCAGTTGGTGGACCAACCAGAGG TCGTCCAAGGGGTGTGATTTCAACTCCTGTTATAAGGACCTTTAGTCGAGGAGCCAAATACCATAGTAGAGGATTCAAGAGTCAGGGAACATACCAG AGCAAACCTGCATATGCTGCTTCAGCATGTGAGgtggggaaagagaggaagaagccCAAGCCAGAGGAGACCAAGTCCCCCCCGCAGTCGCCAGAAGGGTCTACAACCGAAAACGGTGTGGAGGGCCAAGAGGCTGAGCAGCTGAACGGGAACAAAGACAACGGCAGGGCTCCCAAACAATCTGAAAGTGCCTTGAGTTATGACTCTAAAATGTGCAATACTAAtcctcatttaaatgcactaaATGCAGACAGTGATTGCCTCAGAGATGAAACTCTGGGTGCCACtgtcttaaaaaaagaagagtaa
- the cass4 gene encoding cas scaffolding protein family member 4 isoform X2 has product MENILAKALYDNTAECEDELAFRKGDIITVMEQNVSGSHGWWKCSLHGRQGFAPANRLHLLSPAQAEGLYRGAVVGCLTLCAEKPPSDTAPRCDSPQNIYQIPSVPRQIPGPTYECMDRIYKVPSTPQPAPKGPTPTSQMHTQERNPSPCLVSAAGGSCSPRSEVYDVPTCARRVSLFSVSPNRPMTRKSSLVTTSELQQKRDAGWMKCSNSQATVHAIPPALSQDPSYDIPMASTAEAQQRLACGYNTLPNPRKSDWIYDVPVSPEKPGQEQASYGTLPSQVASPERQLYDTLPSRAAIAGRQLYDTLPARVWPVQSCSSALSLYDIPKPSSPLRPAQELPGGLPCAEPGVSVYATPPGAKQPESSVRSVPLVSQEQPSSQCPRDFMRGHVPPERRGMARPTYDHPHGRQLRDRISVGVGSLHRGPASRESLRKDKEDQDERDSISSLSARDSQRSSTASSSSSSSYDSLALSCSSPEPQREVSLSQEEASQRLVELQEAVCQAVPRLMVFVSSSWRSREHLGQHLSEIRAAVESISAAIVQFLDFALDVRGNARRLTDSNLQVRLHKQLSILEDSGLILQQAKESLDGGGWQLDALSQEPSQMQTPDQLERFVMVARTVPEDVKRLVSILNANGKLLFRPIQRDADPSGGENQMEAKKSPVKNRQVGDPGAEDNDYVQLQTKKEFELQQNSKQEDKNIALNGTSPQKPSVKHKKAPPPPPVRANNSRMQSLSEYLRLYFGALQKAITVFVMGLQEGQPPEKFIAHSKLVIMVGQKLVDTLCREAQSGQASQDLLCKSNHLCALLKQLAVATKKAALHFPDKQALQEAQDLSKELAQQAQHFRTSLDL; this is encoded by the exons CGGTGATGGAGCAGAACGTGAGCGGCAGCCATGGATGGTGGAAGTGTTCGCTGCACGGGCGACAGGGCTTCGCCCCAGCCAACCGCCTGCATCTCCTCTCCCCGGCCCAGGCCGAGGGTCTCTACCGGGGGGCTGTGGTGGGCTGCTTGACCCTCTGTGCCGAGAAGCCCCCCTCTGACACCGCTCCGCGGTGCGACAGCCCCCAGAACATCTACCAAATCCCCAGCGTCCCCCGGCAGATCCCCGGCCCCACCTATGAATGCATGGACCGAATCTACAAAGTGCCGTCCACCCCCCAGCCAGCCCCAAAGggtcccacccccacctcacaaatgcacacccaGGAAAGGAATCCTTCTCCATGCCTG GTATCAGCGGCAGGAGGAAGCTGTAGCCCCAGATCAGAAGTCTACGATGTTCCAACCTGTGCCAGACGTGTCTCCCTCTTCTCT GTGTCTCCAAATCGGCCGATGACAAGGAAAAGCTCCCTCGTCACAACCTCAGAGCTGCAGCAGAAGCGTGATGCTGGATGGATGAAGTGTTCAAACAGCCAGGCAACT GTCCACGCCATCCCACCTGCACTGTCCCAGGACCCTAGCTATGATATCCCCATGGCCTCAACAGCCGAAGCCCAGCAGAGACTGGCTTGTGGATACAACACGCTACCAAACCCTCGCAAGTCGGACTGGATCTATGACGTGCCTGTGTCGCCCGAGAAGCCGGGCCAGGAGCAGGCCAGCTACGGCACCCTGCCCTCCCAGGTGGCGAGCCCGGAGAGGCAGCTGTACGACACCCTGCCCTCCAGGGCTGCGATCGCGGGGAGGCAGCTGTACGACACCCTGCCGGCGCGGGTGTGGCCCGTTCAGAGCTGCAGCTCGGCCCTCTCGCTCTACGACATCCCCAAGCCCAGCTCCCCCCTCAGGCCGGCCCAGGAACTGCCAGGAGGCCTGCCCTGCGCAGAGCCCGGAGTCTCCGTGTACGCCACCCCTCCGGGGGCCAAGCAGCCAGAGTCCTCCGTGCGCTCCGTGCCCCTCGTCTCCCAAGAGCAGCCCAGCTCACAGTGCCCTAGAGATTTCATGAGGGGCCACGTGCCCCCAGAGCGCAGGGGCATGGCGAGACCCACGTATGACCACCCACACGGGCGGCAGCTTAGAGACAGGAttagtgtgggggtggggtctcTCCACCGCGGTCCCGCCTCCAGGGAGTCCCTGCGAAAAGACAAGGAAGACCAGGATGAGAGGGACAGCATCTCCAGCCTGTCGGCCAGGGACAGCCAGCGGAGCAGCActgcctccagctcctccagcagctcctaCGACTCCCTGGCTCTGAGCTGCTCCTCCCCGGAGCCCCAGCGCGAGGTCAGTCTGTCCCAGGAGGAGGCCAGCCAGCGGCTggtggagctgcaggaagcCGTGTGCCAGGCCGTGCCCAGGCTCATGGTATTTGTGAGCAGCAGCTGGCGGAGCAGGGAGCACCTGGGCCAGCACCTGTCGGAGATCCGTGCCGCGGTGGAGAGCATCTCTGCAGCGATAGTTCAATTCCTGGACTTCGCCCTAGATGTGAGGGGCAACGCCCGGCGGCTGACTGACTCCAACCTGCAGGTGCGGCTCCACAAGCAGCTGTCCATCTTGGAGGACTCTGGGCTCATTTTGCAGCAGGCCAAGGAGTCCCTGGATGGAGGCGGCTGGCAGCTGGACGCACTGTCCCAGGAGCCCAGCCAGATGCAGACACCTGATCAGCTGGAGCGCTTCGTTATGGTGGCCCGCACTGTGCCTGAAGACGTCAAGCGCCTGGTCTCAATCTTGAACGCCAACGGCAAGCTGCTATTCCGACCCATACAGAGAGACGCTGACCCGTCTGGAGGGGAGAACCAGATGGAGGCTAAAAAAAGTCCCGTGAAAAACAGGCAGGTGGGTGATCCTGGAGCTGAAGACAATGACTACGTGCAGCTACAG ACAAAGAaggagtttgagctgcagcagaacagcAAACAGGAGGACAAGAACATAGCTCTGAATGGGACAAGCCCACAAAAGCCCTCG GTTAAGCATAAgaaagcccctcctcctcccccagtgCGTGCGAATAATTCCCGGATGCAATCCCTGTCGGAGTACCTTAGACTCTACTTTGGAGCACTGCAGAAGGCCATCACCGTGTTCGTGATGGGTCTCCAGGAGGGACAGCCACCTGAGAAGTTCATTGCTCACAGCAAACTGGTGATCATGGTGGGTCAGAAGCTGGTGGACACTCTGTGCCGGGAGGCTCAAAGCGGACAGGCCAGCCAGGACCTGCTTTGCAAGAGCAACCACCTGTGTGCCCTGCTCAAACAGCTGGCTGTGGCCACCAAGAAGGCAGCCCTCCATTTCCCAGACAAGCAGGCTCTGCAGGAGGCCCAGGACTTATCCAAAGAGCTAGCACAGCAGGCACAGCACTTTCGGACCTCGCTGGACCTCTGA